The Miscanthus floridulus cultivar M001 chromosome 7, ASM1932011v1, whole genome shotgun sequence genome includes a region encoding these proteins:
- the LOC136466618 gene encoding ATP-dependent DNA helicase Q-like 4A isoform X2 produces the protein MQANKPPRVNWPHHENAVQGYSSRDAFLSSSFLFSLPTQRPSPEATESMLSLRSSACKIQGPERLQAPLIEKAWRSLCNTQVARKSYLRPGLSAKVKDCDRGHARTYGEGSYNTNKMATVPGNRISSVESTSQPSERVSLQNNSFHQPVGISSSMRSFQSNHVAQEDMRATNQYNFARTDAAVHQSAPVADNMCTYDKFDAMDDDILASIDVDRIVMEHYQATPRGSASHNMSTPQGNKCSFNGMDEANLPRELSELCSHQCKLAFCREAMTHLQEMKDELLEVANELLDDDGELNPQQSQELHKRRLHLKKLVQLLEDHMKSYTPKVIDINYTEGSGDRKWSSTNFPWTKELEAKNRNKFGNRSFRPNQREIINATMSGYDVFVLMPTGGGKSLTYQLPALISAGLTLVVCPLVSLIQDQIMHLSQANIPATYLSGNLDWSEQQEIMRDLKSCRYKLLYVTPEKIARSGALSKLLGDLNSQGHLSRIVIDEAHCVSQWGHDFRPDYKGLGVLKQNFPKTPVLALTATATARVKEDVVQALALENCIVFKQSFNRPNLRYYLRPKTKKCVEDIDMFIRKNHSKECGIIYCLSRMDCEKVAEKLRECGHKVSHYHGSMDPVDRTRIQELWSKDKINIICATVAFGMGINKPDVRFVIHHSLPKSIEGYHQECGRAGRDGQPSSCLLYYQYSDYIRVRHMITQGVAEQTGAPRDEQALKTHKDNLLRMVSYCENDVDCRRLLQLIHFGERFDPSLCAKTCDNCLKVSGWVEKDVTNIARQLVELVTRTGHSHSSTYILEVYRGSVSQNVKKQRHDALALHGAGKHLAKGEAARIMRHLVTEEILIEDVKKSDMYGSISSVLKVNHLKASDLCSGKHSIVLKFPAPDKASKMGNLDASIFPQINKIVQEQSEVDENLASMLYEALLSLRQQIMEECSEGYHAYHIFKTDTLKEMSIRVPRTEEELLDINGIGKTKVKKYGDRVLATIEDFLSKHPNPRRNSSGSGGKEHSEAAKKRRGSTASSAASCGDDDFEEPTGQSKKRAAKARTVSDAASMVHGARCIDADLDGPEVVDVDELCSVRKPVASGRVLPKWAAAKAKSKSSSVPPSNLFHELGYAK, from the exons ATGCAAGCCAATAAGCCACCAAGGGTCAACTGGCCGCACCACGAAAACGCTGTCCAAGGCTACTCTAGCAGAGATGCCTTTCTGAGTTCAAGCTTTCTCTTCTCCTTGCCGACACAGAGGCCCAGCCCTGAAGCTACTGAGAGCATGCTTTCGTTAAG GTCTTCCGCTTGTAAAATTCAAGGCCCAGAGCGTCTTCAAGCTCCTTTGATCGAGAAG GCCTGGCGTTCCCTATGCAACACTCAGGTTGCCCGCAAGAGCTATTTAAGACCTGGTTTATCTGCAAAAGTAAAAGACTGTGACAGAGGTCATGCTCGTACTTATGGAGAAGGCTCATACAACACCAACAAAATGGCTACTGTGCCAGGAAACAGGATTTCCTCCGTGGAAAGCACAAGCCAACCCAGTGAAAGAGTTTCTCTGCAGAACAACAGCTTCCATCAACCTGTTGGCATCAGCTCCTCTATGAGAAGTTTCCAGAGCAACCATGTGGCGCAGGAAGATATGAGAGCAACGAATCAATACAATTTTGCAAGAACCGATGCTGCAGTACACCAGTCTGCTCCGGTTGCTGATAACATGTGCACTTATGATAAATTTGATGCTATGGATGATGATATTCTAGCG AGTATTGACGTGGACCGAATAGTTATGGAACATTATCAAGCAACACCCAGAGGATCAGCATCTCATAACATGTCAACTCCACAAGGAAACAAGTGTAGCTTCAATGGCATGGATGAGGCTAATTTACCACGAGAACTATCTGAATTATGTAGCCATCAATGCAAG CTAGCTTTTTGCAGAGAGGCAATGACCCATTTGCAGGAGATGAAGGATGAGCTGCTTGAAGTAGCCAATGAGCttcttgatgatgatggtgaacTCAATCCTCAACAATCACAAGAGCTTCATAAAAGACG ATTGCATCTTAAGAAACTGGTTCAGCTACTCGAGGACCATATGAAAAG CTATACCCCAAAGGTTATCGATATTAACTACACTGAAGGATCTGGTGATAGAAAGTGGAGTAGTACAAATTTTCCATGGACTAAGGAACTTGAG GCCAAGAACAGAAATAAGTTTGGAAACCGTTCTTTCCGCCCCAACCAGCGAGAAATAATCAATGCCACAATGAGTGGGTATGATGTTTTTGTTTTGATGCCAACTGGTGGTGGGAAAAGTTTGACATATCAG CTTCCAGCACTTATTAGTGCGGGCTTAACGTTAGTAGTTTGCCCTCTTGTCTCACTCATCCAAGACCAGATCATGCACTTGTCACAG GCAAATATTCCTGCAACTTATTTGAGTGGCAACTTGGACTGGTCTGAACAGCAAGAGATAATGAGAGATTTAAAGTCATGCCGCTACAAGTTGCTGTATGTCACTCCAGAGAAAATAGCTAG GAGTGGTGCTTTATCGAAACTATTGGGGGATTTAAATTCACAAGGGCACCTTTCTAGAATTGTTATTGATGAAGCTCATTGTGTAAGCCAGTGGGGTCATGACTTCCGACCTGATTACAAG GGCTTAGGCGTTCTAAAACAAAACTTCCCCAAGACACCAGTCCTGGCCTTGACTGCAACAGCAACTGCTAGGGTTAAGGAAGATGTTGTGCAAGCTTTAGCCCTTGAAAACTGCATTGTTTTCAAACAAAGTTTTAATCGTCCAAATCTGAG GTACTACTTAAGACCCAAGACAAAGAAATGCGTTGAGGACATTGATATGTTTATCCGCAAAAATCATTCTAAAGAATGTGGCATTATATATTGCCTTTCAAGAATGGATTGTGAAAAAGTGGCAGAAAAACTAAGG GAATGTGGGCACAAAGTATCACACTACCATGGTAGCATGGATCCTGTGGATAGAACACGTATACAGGAGCTTTGGAGCAAGGATAAGATCAACATAATCTGTGCTACAGTTGCATTTGGGATGG GTATCAATAAACCTGATGTTCGTTTTGTTATTCATCATTCACTGCCCAAGTCAATTGAAGGATATCATCAG GAGTGTGGACGTGCGGGTAGAGATGGGCAACCTTCATCTTGTTTGCTATATTACCAGTATTCTGACTAT ATTCGGGTCCGACATATGATTACACAAGGAGTTGCGGAGCAAACAGGAGCACCACGTGATGAGCAAGCACTGAAGACACATAAGGACAATCTCCTGAGGATG GTCAGTTACTGTGAAAATGATGTGGACTGCAGACGTCTACTTCAACTGATCCACTTTGGAGAGAGGTTTGACCCTTCGCTTTGTGCAAAAACCTGTGATAATTGCTTGAAAGTGTCAGGATGGGTCGAAAAAGATGTTACCAACATTGCCAGGCAATTG GTTGAGCTAGTCACAAGGACAGGGCACTCACATTCATCTACTTACATTCTTGAAGTTTACAGAGGGTCTGTGAGCCAAAAC GTCAAGAAGCAGCGTCATGATGCTTTAGCTCTTCATGGAGCTGGGAAGCATCTAGCTAAAGGTGAGGCAGCAAGGATAATGCGACATTTAGTAACTGAGGAAATACTTATTGAGGATGTGAAAAAGAGCGATATGTACGGATCGATATCATCTGTCCTCAAG gttaatcatttgaaagctagcGATCTTTGCTCTGGCAAACACAGCATCGTCCTGAA GTTTCCTGCTCCTGACAAGGCCTCCAAGATGGGGAATCTTGATGCCTCAATATTTCCGCAAATCAATAAGATTGTTCAGGAGCAAAGTGAAGTTGATGAG AATCTTGCATCGATGCTCTACGAAGCTTTACTTAGCCTTAGACAACAGATAATGGAGGAGTGTAGTGAAGGATACCATGCGTACCACATATTCAA AACTGACACGTTGAAGGAGATGAGCATCCGAGTACCAAGAACAGAAGAAGAGCTTTTGGATATAAACGGCATCGGCAA GACAAAGGTCAAGAAGTACGGGGACCGCGTGCTTGCAACCATCGAGGACTTCCTCAGCAAACACCCAAATCCAAGGAGAAACAGCAGTGGCAGCGGCGGCAAAGAGCACTCCGAGGCGGCAAAGAAGCGAAGGGGCTCCACCGCCAGCTCTGCAGCGAGTTGCGGCGACGATGACTTTGAGGAACCCACGGGCCAGTCCAAGAAGCGCGCGGCCAAGGCGCGAACTGTCTCTGACGCCGCGAGCATGGTCCACGGCGCCCGCTGTATCGACGCCGATCTGGATGGGCCTGAGGTGGTGGATGTGGACGAGCTGTGCAGCGTCCGGAAGCCCGTGGCGTCTGGCAGGGTTCTGCCCAAGTGGGCAGCCGCCAAAGCCAAATCCAAGAGTAGCAGCGTTCCTCCCTCTAACTTATTCCATGAATTGGGATACGCCAAGTAG
- the LOC136466618 gene encoding ATP-dependent DNA helicase Q-like 4A isoform X1 codes for MQANKPPRVNWPHHENAVQGYSSRDAFLSSSFLFSLPTQRPSPEATESMLSLRSSACKIQGPERLQAPLIEKAWRSLCNTQVARKSYLRPGLSAKVKDCDRGHARTYGEGSYNTNKMATVPGNRISSVESTSQPSERVSLQNNSFHQPVGISSSMRSFQSNHVAQEDMRATNQYNFARTDAAVHQSAPVADNMCTYDKFDAMDDDILASIDVDRIVMEHYQATPRGSASHNMSTPQGNKCSFNGMDEANLPRELSELCSHQCKLAFCREAMTHLQEMKDELLEVANELLDDDGELNPQQSQELHKRRLHLKKLVQLLEDHMKRSVQDEERQISHSMASTTATQQHLPPMTPGSTFITDSNRFQSQVYVGNGPRDSDLCYSSAPYSCSDNLTTPLNSVWKSYTPKVIDINYTEGSGDRKWSSTNFPWTKELEAKNRNKFGNRSFRPNQREIINATMSGYDVFVLMPTGGGKSLTYQLPALISAGLTLVVCPLVSLIQDQIMHLSQANIPATYLSGNLDWSEQQEIMRDLKSCRYKLLYVTPEKIARSGALSKLLGDLNSQGHLSRIVIDEAHCVSQWGHDFRPDYKGLGVLKQNFPKTPVLALTATATARVKEDVVQALALENCIVFKQSFNRPNLRYYLRPKTKKCVEDIDMFIRKNHSKECGIIYCLSRMDCEKVAEKLRECGHKVSHYHGSMDPVDRTRIQELWSKDKINIICATVAFGMGINKPDVRFVIHHSLPKSIEGYHQECGRAGRDGQPSSCLLYYQYSDYIRVRHMITQGVAEQTGAPRDEQALKTHKDNLLRMVSYCENDVDCRRLLQLIHFGERFDPSLCAKTCDNCLKVSGWVEKDVTNIARQLVELVTRTGHSHSSTYILEVYRGSVSQNVKKQRHDALALHGAGKHLAKGEAARIMRHLVTEEILIEDVKKSDMYGSISSVLKVNHLKASDLCSGKHSIVLKFPAPDKASKMGNLDASIFPQINKIVQEQSEVDENLASMLYEALLSLRQQIMEECSEGYHAYHIFKTDTLKEMSIRVPRTEEELLDINGIGKTKVKKYGDRVLATIEDFLSKHPNPRRNSSGSGGKEHSEAAKKRRGSTASSAASCGDDDFEEPTGQSKKRAAKARTVSDAASMVHGARCIDADLDGPEVVDVDELCSVRKPVASGRVLPKWAAAKAKSKSSSVPPSNLFHELGYAK; via the exons ATGCAAGCCAATAAGCCACCAAGGGTCAACTGGCCGCACCACGAAAACGCTGTCCAAGGCTACTCTAGCAGAGATGCCTTTCTGAGTTCAAGCTTTCTCTTCTCCTTGCCGACACAGAGGCCCAGCCCTGAAGCTACTGAGAGCATGCTTTCGTTAAG GTCTTCCGCTTGTAAAATTCAAGGCCCAGAGCGTCTTCAAGCTCCTTTGATCGAGAAG GCCTGGCGTTCCCTATGCAACACTCAGGTTGCCCGCAAGAGCTATTTAAGACCTGGTTTATCTGCAAAAGTAAAAGACTGTGACAGAGGTCATGCTCGTACTTATGGAGAAGGCTCATACAACACCAACAAAATGGCTACTGTGCCAGGAAACAGGATTTCCTCCGTGGAAAGCACAAGCCAACCCAGTGAAAGAGTTTCTCTGCAGAACAACAGCTTCCATCAACCTGTTGGCATCAGCTCCTCTATGAGAAGTTTCCAGAGCAACCATGTGGCGCAGGAAGATATGAGAGCAACGAATCAATACAATTTTGCAAGAACCGATGCTGCAGTACACCAGTCTGCTCCGGTTGCTGATAACATGTGCACTTATGATAAATTTGATGCTATGGATGATGATATTCTAGCG AGTATTGACGTGGACCGAATAGTTATGGAACATTATCAAGCAACACCCAGAGGATCAGCATCTCATAACATGTCAACTCCACAAGGAAACAAGTGTAGCTTCAATGGCATGGATGAGGCTAATTTACCACGAGAACTATCTGAATTATGTAGCCATCAATGCAAG CTAGCTTTTTGCAGAGAGGCAATGACCCATTTGCAGGAGATGAAGGATGAGCTGCTTGAAGTAGCCAATGAGCttcttgatgatgatggtgaacTCAATCCTCAACAATCACAAGAGCTTCATAAAAGACG ATTGCATCTTAAGAAACTGGTTCAGCTACTCGAGGACCATATGAAAAGGTCAGTCCAAGATGAGGAGAGACAAATATCACACTCTATGGCATCCACAACAGCTACACAGCAGCATCTGCCACCTATGACCCCAGGAAGCACTTTTATAACGGATAGCAATAGATTCCAATCTCAGGTTTACGTTGGAAATGGACCTAGGGATAGTGATTTATGCTATTCTTCTGCCCCATATTCCTGTTCAGATAATCTAACCACACCATTAAATTCTGTATGGAAAAGCTATACCCCAAAGGTTATCGATATTAACTACACTGAAGGATCTGGTGATAGAAAGTGGAGTAGTACAAATTTTCCATGGACTAAGGAACTTGAG GCCAAGAACAGAAATAAGTTTGGAAACCGTTCTTTCCGCCCCAACCAGCGAGAAATAATCAATGCCACAATGAGTGGGTATGATGTTTTTGTTTTGATGCCAACTGGTGGTGGGAAAAGTTTGACATATCAG CTTCCAGCACTTATTAGTGCGGGCTTAACGTTAGTAGTTTGCCCTCTTGTCTCACTCATCCAAGACCAGATCATGCACTTGTCACAG GCAAATATTCCTGCAACTTATTTGAGTGGCAACTTGGACTGGTCTGAACAGCAAGAGATAATGAGAGATTTAAAGTCATGCCGCTACAAGTTGCTGTATGTCACTCCAGAGAAAATAGCTAG GAGTGGTGCTTTATCGAAACTATTGGGGGATTTAAATTCACAAGGGCACCTTTCTAGAATTGTTATTGATGAAGCTCATTGTGTAAGCCAGTGGGGTCATGACTTCCGACCTGATTACAAG GGCTTAGGCGTTCTAAAACAAAACTTCCCCAAGACACCAGTCCTGGCCTTGACTGCAACAGCAACTGCTAGGGTTAAGGAAGATGTTGTGCAAGCTTTAGCCCTTGAAAACTGCATTGTTTTCAAACAAAGTTTTAATCGTCCAAATCTGAG GTACTACTTAAGACCCAAGACAAAGAAATGCGTTGAGGACATTGATATGTTTATCCGCAAAAATCATTCTAAAGAATGTGGCATTATATATTGCCTTTCAAGAATGGATTGTGAAAAAGTGGCAGAAAAACTAAGG GAATGTGGGCACAAAGTATCACACTACCATGGTAGCATGGATCCTGTGGATAGAACACGTATACAGGAGCTTTGGAGCAAGGATAAGATCAACATAATCTGTGCTACAGTTGCATTTGGGATGG GTATCAATAAACCTGATGTTCGTTTTGTTATTCATCATTCACTGCCCAAGTCAATTGAAGGATATCATCAG GAGTGTGGACGTGCGGGTAGAGATGGGCAACCTTCATCTTGTTTGCTATATTACCAGTATTCTGACTAT ATTCGGGTCCGACATATGATTACACAAGGAGTTGCGGAGCAAACAGGAGCACCACGTGATGAGCAAGCACTGAAGACACATAAGGACAATCTCCTGAGGATG GTCAGTTACTGTGAAAATGATGTGGACTGCAGACGTCTACTTCAACTGATCCACTTTGGAGAGAGGTTTGACCCTTCGCTTTGTGCAAAAACCTGTGATAATTGCTTGAAAGTGTCAGGATGGGTCGAAAAAGATGTTACCAACATTGCCAGGCAATTG GTTGAGCTAGTCACAAGGACAGGGCACTCACATTCATCTACTTACATTCTTGAAGTTTACAGAGGGTCTGTGAGCCAAAAC GTCAAGAAGCAGCGTCATGATGCTTTAGCTCTTCATGGAGCTGGGAAGCATCTAGCTAAAGGTGAGGCAGCAAGGATAATGCGACATTTAGTAACTGAGGAAATACTTATTGAGGATGTGAAAAAGAGCGATATGTACGGATCGATATCATCTGTCCTCAAG gttaatcatttgaaagctagcGATCTTTGCTCTGGCAAACACAGCATCGTCCTGAA GTTTCCTGCTCCTGACAAGGCCTCCAAGATGGGGAATCTTGATGCCTCAATATTTCCGCAAATCAATAAGATTGTTCAGGAGCAAAGTGAAGTTGATGAG AATCTTGCATCGATGCTCTACGAAGCTTTACTTAGCCTTAGACAACAGATAATGGAGGAGTGTAGTGAAGGATACCATGCGTACCACATATTCAA AACTGACACGTTGAAGGAGATGAGCATCCGAGTACCAAGAACAGAAGAAGAGCTTTTGGATATAAACGGCATCGGCAA GACAAAGGTCAAGAAGTACGGGGACCGCGTGCTTGCAACCATCGAGGACTTCCTCAGCAAACACCCAAATCCAAGGAGAAACAGCAGTGGCAGCGGCGGCAAAGAGCACTCCGAGGCGGCAAAGAAGCGAAGGGGCTCCACCGCCAGCTCTGCAGCGAGTTGCGGCGACGATGACTTTGAGGAACCCACGGGCCAGTCCAAGAAGCGCGCGGCCAAGGCGCGAACTGTCTCTGACGCCGCGAGCATGGTCCACGGCGCCCGCTGTATCGACGCCGATCTGGATGGGCCTGAGGTGGTGGATGTGGACGAGCTGTGCAGCGTCCGGAAGCCCGTGGCGTCTGGCAGGGTTCTGCCCAAGTGGGCAGCCGCCAAAGCCAAATCCAAGAGTAGCAGCGTTCCTCCCTCTAACTTATTCCATGAATTGGGATACGCCAAGTAG
- the LOC136466620 gene encoding guanine nucleotide-binding protein subunit gamma 2-like, with translation MRGQANGVEDRRPRGDDHEADDDEDEEEEEEGRHRGQGPPQQRRNQAQRPSSGPQQQQQQQQPRPQPPLTRNVGYVGKHRLSAAIARLDQELQSLQEELDELETMESASAACQEVITSTEGKPDPLLPITSGPENSSWDRWFQRVRSRSNKWWASKGSDFS, from the exons ATGAGGGGGCAAGCCAACGGAGTGGAGGACCGCCGGCCGCGGGGCGACGACCACGAGgcggacgacgacgaggacgaagaggaggaggaggagggccgcCACCGGGGCCAGGGCCCGCCGCAGCAGAGGCGGAACCAGGCCCAGAGGCCTTCCTCCggcccgcagcagcagcagcagcagcaacagccgcGCCCGCAGCCGCCGCTCACCAGGAACGTCGGCTACGTCGGCAAGCACCGCCTCTCCGCCGCCATCGCCCGCCTCGACCAGGAGCTCCAGTCCCTCCAG GAAGAACTGGATGAGCTTGAAACCATGGAATCTGCATCCGCGGCATGCCAGGA AGTGATCACAAGTACAGAAGGGAAACCTGACCCACTTCTTCCTAT TACCAGTGGTCCCGAGAACTCTTCTTGGGACAGATGGTTTCAGCGGGTCCGCTCCCGCAGCAACAAATGGTGGGCATCAAAAGGCTCTGACTTCTCGTAG